One Brevibacillus choshinensis genomic window carries:
- a CDS encoding MarR family winged helix-turn-helix transcriptional regulator: MSRTSKIEELDRVFVEMARYFISHWLEEEEQISPKQFILLRVLHERGRSTVSELANILKQSNSATTIALNRLVKAGYIDRIRDEQDRRVVWVTLSEKAIPLIESLLSRRCVLLSKLLENLSDEEIAQFTYFLVKMKQCL; the protein is encoded by the coding sequence ATGTCCCGCACCAGTAAAATCGAAGAATTGGATCGCGTATTTGTCGAGATGGCTCGCTATTTTATCAGCCATTGGCTGGAGGAAGAAGAGCAGATCAGCCCAAAGCAATTCATTTTGCTGCGAGTGCTTCATGAACGTGGACGAAGTACGGTATCCGAGCTGGCGAATATACTGAAGCAGTCCAATAGCGCTACAACGATTGCGCTCAATAGGCTAGTGAAAGCTGGTTACATTGATCGGATCCGAGACGAACAGGACCGTCGTGTCGTATGGGTTACTTTATCCGAAAAAGCAATCCCATTGATTGAGAGTCTTTTGTCTCGTCGGTGTGTGCTACTAAGTAAGCTGTTGGAAAACCTGAGCGACGAAGAGATTGCACAGTTTACATATTTTCTGGTGAAAATGAAGCAGTGTTTGTAG
- the lepB gene encoding signal peptidase I, whose translation MEQTNSATKWKVELFDWLKSFLLIGGLTVFIYVFVMAPYVVQGRSMESTLHDRERVIVNKAIYYLKDPQPGDIVIIHPDASGDNWIKRVVAKAGDTVEAKNDQLYVNGQPLSEEYLTNNKLKASAAGVTLTEDFGPVTIPEGSVFVMGDNRNNSMDSRVIGPVKLDHVVGRAEAVYWPLADIRLPR comes from the coding sequence ATGGAACAAACGAATAGTGCAACCAAATGGAAAGTAGAACTGTTTGATTGGTTAAAATCGTTCTTACTGATTGGCGGATTGACCGTCTTTATCTACGTATTTGTGATGGCCCCATACGTGGTTCAAGGAAGATCGATGGAGAGCACGCTGCACGACCGCGAGCGCGTGATCGTAAACAAAGCCATCTATTATTTGAAAGACCCCCAACCAGGCGACATTGTGATCATTCATCCTGACGCCAGCGGAGACAACTGGATCAAACGCGTAGTCGCGAAAGCCGGAGATACCGTGGAAGCGAAGAATGATCAGCTGTATGTCAATGGACAACCACTGAGTGAAGAGTATTTGACGAACAATAAGTTGAAAGCTTCTGCAGCGGGTGTCACTCTAACCGAAGACTTCGGTCCGGTTACGATCCCTGAGGGCAGTGTTTTCGTGATGGGAGACAACCGCAACAACAGTATGGACAGCCGTGTCATCGGACCGGTAAAGCTGGACCATGTCGTAGGACGCGCAGAAGCCGTTTATTGGCCGCTCGCCGACATCCGTCTTCCCCGTTAA
- a CDS encoding M15 family metallopeptidase, with the protein MKRKHTTGLAIVAALSAALLGGCEAPSLGKLLSGEKQQASTEPAPGQTGAPSQQEASPVQNNRPSLEETIQMVDGVPTVTNATEMTVVVNKQRALPADYVPADLVEPNVPFPFDEKVEKRMMRAEAAGALEKLFAKAKEQGIELYAVSGYRSYRTQKSLFDTYVKTQGAEHAAAYSAVPGKSEHQTGLAMDVSGVDAKTRLEESFADTPEGQWLAANCAEFGFIIRYVKGKEDITGYAYEPWHLRYVGKEIAEEIMKKGITLEDYFDQSGSVQKQ; encoded by the coding sequence ATGAAAAGAAAACACACTACTGGTCTTGCTATTGTCGCAGCATTATCAGCAGCACTTTTAGGTGGATGTGAAGCTCCATCGCTCGGAAAATTGCTGTCAGGAGAAAAACAGCAAGCTTCGACAGAGCCGGCTCCGGGGCAGACGGGCGCACCTTCGCAGCAAGAGGCAAGCCCTGTACAAAATAATAGGCCTTCTTTGGAAGAGACCATACAAATGGTGGATGGCGTGCCTACGGTGACCAATGCAACGGAAATGACAGTAGTCGTAAATAAACAGCGTGCATTGCCGGCGGATTATGTTCCTGCTGATCTGGTAGAGCCGAACGTGCCCTTCCCATTCGATGAGAAAGTAGAGAAACGGATGATGCGCGCGGAAGCCGCGGGTGCACTTGAAAAACTGTTTGCAAAGGCGAAAGAGCAAGGGATCGAGCTGTATGCCGTCTCGGGCTATCGTTCCTACCGAACACAAAAATCGTTGTTTGATACGTATGTGAAGACGCAAGGTGCAGAGCACGCCGCTGCCTATAGCGCGGTTCCTGGGAAAAGTGAGCATCAGACTGGCCTTGCGATGGATGTATCCGGGGTAGACGCGAAGACCCGATTGGAAGAGTCATTCGCAGATACGCCGGAAGGACAGTGGCTCGCGGCCAACTGTGCAGAATTCGGATTTATCATCCGCTATGTAAAAGGGAAAGAAGACATTACAGGTTATGCCTACGAGCCTTGGCATTTGCGGTATGTGGGGAAAGAGATCGCAGAAGAGATCATGAAAAAAGGCATTACCCTGGAGGATTATTTCGACCAATCCGGATCCGTTCAAAAGCAATAA
- a CDS encoding NAD-dependent dehydratase yields the protein MKKVLVLGGTRFFGKRLVHGLVEAGADVTVATRGLAEVELPPGVKRLTLDRDDRESLSAAGEQSWDIVYDNICYSSQNALDACDVFRGKVGKYVLTSTLSVYDFSDESLKEEAFDPFHYEILPATREKVTYQEGKRQAEAVFFQQSDFPVAAVRFPIVLAEDDYTQRLHFHVEHIQQERPIGIANPQAIMCFIHAQEAAEFLHWVGTSSLTGPINACSNGTIRQQSLMENIAQIVGKPVELVAEQDAADFSPFAFPASFYMDNQKAQAAGFTFRELDEWLPELIQTISTKLSTPKV from the coding sequence TTGAAGAAAGTACTCGTACTCGGTGGAACCCGTTTTTTCGGAAAGAGATTGGTGCATGGGCTGGTTGAGGCAGGAGCGGACGTGACGGTGGCGACAAGGGGACTGGCCGAAGTCGAGCTGCCGCCTGGGGTCAAGCGATTGACCTTGGACCGCGATGATCGGGAATCCCTGTCTGCTGCGGGTGAGCAATCGTGGGATATCGTTTATGATAACATCTGCTATTCCTCTCAAAATGCACTGGATGCGTGCGACGTGTTTCGCGGGAAAGTGGGGAAATATGTGTTGACCTCCACGCTCTCCGTCTATGATTTTTCCGATGAGAGTCTGAAAGAGGAGGCATTCGACCCGTTCCACTACGAGATTTTGCCCGCCACAAGAGAGAAAGTCACCTATCAGGAGGGAAAGCGTCAGGCAGAGGCAGTCTTCTTCCAGCAAAGCGACTTTCCGGTTGCGGCAGTTCGTTTCCCGATCGTTCTGGCAGAGGATGACTATACCCAGAGACTGCATTTCCACGTCGAGCACATTCAACAGGAGCGCCCGATCGGCATCGCGAATCCCCAGGCCATCATGTGTTTCATTCATGCGCAAGAAGCAGCTGAGTTTTTGCATTGGGTAGGCACTTCATCCTTGACAGGCCCCATCAATGCTTGCTCCAACGGAACCATCCGCCAGCAGAGCTTAATGGAGAACATCGCACAGATCGTCGGCAAGCCAGTGGAGCTGGTGGCTGAACAGGATGCAGCTGACTTTTCTCCCTTTGCGTTTCCGGCTTCTTTCTATATGGATAACCAAAAAGCCCAAGCAGCCGGGTTCACATTCCGGGAGCTGGACGAGTGGCTTCCCGAGCTTATTCAGACGATTTCAACAAAACTTTCAACGCCAAAAGTGTGA
- the ggt gene encoding gamma-glutamyltransferase: protein MKKARLFALSLLTAATFAMPVQAKVPGVPEGVDGATKGIVAVSHPAAAQVGKDILAKGGNAVDAAAAIQLALNVAEPYMSGMGGGGFMMIYLKDQNKVTVIDSREVAPAGARPEMFLQEDGQPIPFEERHTNGQAVGIPGTLLGVEKALKSYGTMKLPEVIEPAIELASEGVRVNWVTADNIKNSLDKLRKHVTAAQVFAPQGVPLLEGDLLVQPDLAKTLQLIHDKGTNVFYKGEIGQALVSTVQRTGGTMTLEDLKAYTVKEREPVRGTFRGYEVVTMGPPSSGGLTLLQILKLMEGYDNQKDGFGSAIYLHHLIEANHLAYADRAAYMADEDVYPVPKQGLIDDRYIQERRALIKDDSVNSKVQAGDPWRYDPGKKPVVAMNFRDPSPVKQTTHFSVMDQWGNLVSYTTTIEDVFGSGIMVPGYGFMLNNELTDFDAMPGGVNQAEPGKRPRSSMTPTIVLKDGKPFLAVGSPGGSTIIASVSQTILNVIDHGMNVQEAIEAPRIFSSAYPAVTWENGFDQDVILQLLAKGHGFAEKPTNIGNVQAVVYDLENGKMYGGADNTRQGTVLGVDAVAYTTAEPEQQAVQPSGPFELKVNGIVYPYRADQMRVVNGTAYIEAEKLVLGLGTDFATFKNKAVAIDGKGFLPVKKVAEALGYTVEWNAADRTLQLQK, encoded by the coding sequence ATGAAAAAGGCAAGGCTATTTGCCCTTTCGCTTCTCACTGCAGCCACCTTCGCAATGCCCGTACAGGCCAAAGTTCCCGGTGTTCCTGAAGGTGTAGACGGCGCGACAAAAGGCATCGTGGCCGTATCCCATCCGGCGGCAGCCCAGGTAGGCAAGGACATCCTGGCGAAGGGCGGGAATGCAGTGGATGCAGCTGCAGCGATTCAGCTTGCCTTGAACGTAGCAGAGCCGTACATGTCGGGTATGGGCGGCGGCGGGTTCATGATGATTTACCTCAAGGACCAAAACAAGGTCACGGTCATTGACAGCAGGGAGGTAGCGCCTGCTGGAGCCAGGCCGGAAATGTTCCTGCAGGAGGATGGCCAGCCGATCCCCTTTGAAGAACGGCACACAAACGGCCAGGCTGTGGGAATCCCCGGCACTTTGCTCGGTGTAGAAAAGGCTTTGAAAAGCTATGGGACCATGAAGCTGCCAGAGGTCATCGAACCCGCGATCGAGCTCGCTTCCGAAGGGGTTCGGGTAAACTGGGTAACGGCAGACAACATCAAGAATTCACTCGACAAACTGAGGAAGCACGTCACAGCGGCACAAGTATTCGCCCCGCAAGGCGTACCGCTGCTGGAAGGAGATTTGCTGGTTCAACCGGATTTGGCGAAGACCCTTCAGCTGATTCACGACAAAGGAACGAACGTTTTTTACAAAGGGGAAATTGGGCAAGCGCTTGTGAGTACGGTACAACGGACAGGCGGAACCATGACCTTGGAAGATTTGAAAGCGTATACGGTCAAGGAGAGAGAGCCTGTTCGGGGCACCTTCCGAGGGTATGAGGTGGTGACGATGGGGCCCCCGAGCTCTGGAGGATTGACCTTGCTGCAAATCCTGAAGCTGATGGAGGGCTACGACAATCAAAAGGACGGCTTTGGATCCGCCATCTACCTGCACCATTTGATCGAAGCCAACCACCTTGCCTATGCGGATCGGGCAGCCTACATGGCGGATGAAGATGTGTATCCGGTGCCTAAGCAAGGCTTGATCGACGACAGGTACATTCAGGAGAGGAGAGCGCTGATCAAGGATGATTCGGTCAATTCCAAGGTGCAGGCGGGAGATCCGTGGAGATATGATCCGGGCAAAAAACCGGTCGTTGCGATGAACTTCCGCGATCCTTCTCCCGTGAAGCAAACCACCCATTTCTCGGTCATGGATCAATGGGGGAATCTCGTCTCGTACACGACCACGATCGAGGATGTCTTTGGCAGCGGGATCATGGTGCCGGGCTACGGATTCATGCTGAATAACGAGCTTACTGACTTCGATGCCATGCCAGGCGGTGTCAACCAGGCCGAGCCTGGCAAAAGACCGCGTTCAAGCATGACGCCGACGATCGTCTTGAAAGATGGAAAGCCGTTTTTGGCAGTCGGATCACCGGGCGGGTCGACCATTATCGCGTCTGTCTCGCAAACGATTCTAAATGTCATTGATCACGGCATGAACGTTCAGGAGGCGATCGAGGCTCCGCGAATCTTTTCAAGTGCGTACCCGGCGGTGACATGGGAAAACGGCTTTGATCAGGATGTCATCCTGCAGCTTCTGGCCAAAGGACACGGCTTTGCCGAAAAACCGACAAACATCGGGAACGTGCAAGCTGTCGTATATGATCTGGAGAACGGAAAGATGTACGGTGGAGCTGATAACACTCGCCAAGGAACGGTTCTGGGTGTCGATGCCGTTGCGTACACCACGGCGGAGCCCGAGCAGCAGGCTGTGCAGCCCTCTGGCCCATTTGAATTGAAAGTGAACGGCATCGTCTATCCATACAGGGCCGATCAGATGAGAGTGGTGAATGGAACCGCTTATATTGAGGCAGAGAAGCTGGTGCTTGGATTAGGCACCGATTTTGCGACCTTCAAAAATAAGGCAGTGGCGATTGACGGCAAAGGCTTTTTGCCTGTCAAAAAGGTGGCGGAGGCATTGGGATATACCGTGGAATGGAATGCAGCAGATCGCACGCTGCAATTGCAAAAATAA
- a CDS encoding phosphodiester glycosidase family protein has protein sequence MQRVLGKVNRFFAFLLAPALGFLVAFSWANPVDKLQVEALKLPAEQSHAQATALREKLDETREQIDHAEELIDDIRDRTEKEKKDFEKQNEHIDNLLAASKSQTQKSAGVLDTILSNMLGNPIGQSFGKNSTVKVYSLEEAGYRGYMAKVRLNNPQALKMVLANNSVKSKGETTSHAGKRTGAVLAINAGGFMTDKSGYVTPLGITVVDGKIRTFSNNSKLSFVGFNSKGHLVGTKITTQQQITQQGILQGASFLPRLLQDGKRLAIPREWANARQPRTLIGHFDNGDLLVIVIDGRREGWSNGVTLEEAQRKLQEFHVVDAYNLDGGGSSAFYYKGKLMNKPSGGKERPVVSNLVIMP, from the coding sequence ATGCAGCGCGTGCTTGGTAAAGTGAACCGGTTTTTTGCGTTTTTGCTGGCGCCTGCTCTCGGCTTTCTCGTTGCCTTTTCCTGGGCCAATCCGGTGGACAAGCTCCAGGTAGAGGCATTGAAGCTGCCAGCCGAGCAGTCTCATGCGCAGGCGACAGCGCTTCGCGAAAAACTGGATGAGACCCGTGAGCAGATCGATCATGCCGAAGAACTCATCGATGATATCCGGGACCGTACGGAAAAAGAGAAAAAAGATTTTGAAAAGCAAAATGAGCACATCGACAACCTGCTGGCTGCGAGTAAATCGCAAACGCAAAAATCGGCAGGCGTCCTGGATACGATCCTGTCCAATATGCTCGGGAATCCCATCGGACAATCGTTCGGCAAAAACTCTACAGTGAAAGTGTACTCGCTGGAGGAGGCCGGATACCGTGGTTATATGGCCAAAGTACGCTTGAACAATCCTCAGGCTCTGAAGATGGTCCTCGCGAACAACTCGGTCAAGAGCAAGGGGGAGACGACCAGCCACGCAGGAAAACGCACGGGAGCGGTCCTGGCTATCAATGCCGGCGGATTCATGACCGACAAGAGCGGATATGTCACTCCTTTGGGGATCACGGTGGTGGACGGAAAGATTCGCACGTTTTCCAACAACTCAAAGCTGAGCTTTGTCGGATTTAACAGCAAGGGTCATCTGGTCGGCACCAAAATAACGACTCAACAGCAAATTACGCAGCAAGGCATCTTGCAGGGTGCAAGCTTTCTGCCGCGCCTTTTGCAGGATGGCAAGCGCTTGGCGATTCCTCGCGAGTGGGCGAATGCTCGTCAGCCGCGTACGTTGATCGGTCACTTTGACAACGGAGATTTGCTGGTGATCGTGATTGACGGTAGACGGGAAGGTTGGAGCAATGGAGTCACGCTGGAAGAAGCTCAGCGGAAACTGCAGGAGTTCCACGTCGTAGACGCGTACAATCTCGATGGTGGAGGTTCGAGCGCATTTTATTACAAAGGCAAATTGATGAATAAACCATCTGGCGGCAAAGAGCGCCCCGTTGTAAGCAATTTGGTCATTATGCCGTAG
- a CDS encoding RDD family protein: MNDASVQQVMKRGNETNMYEPTQHQHERGASVVTPEHVLLRFQTAGLGSRAAALMIDTVILFLVNLTVFIVIGLVIFGKDHDFFLETENLAIAIVILLAFAFNFGYFLLLEAFWRGQTIGKRMMSLRVMRDNGQPITFIAAAIRNLFRILDGLPMGYFLGAIISFFHPQDKRLGDLVAGTIVVAESSSTGPSRKKGQQQALPIMGEGRALDLDERQKGLITREDWQLLSSFIQRQASLSPEKRKELATQLAGLLAKKLGLPEEPVVNGDPLVFLQQLHANLQKDWKLGS, encoded by the coding sequence ATGAATGACGCCTCCGTCCAACAGGTTATGAAGAGGGGGAATGAAACGAACATGTATGAACCGACGCAACATCAGCATGAGCGTGGCGCTTCAGTCGTGACTCCTGAGCATGTGCTTCTCCGCTTTCAGACAGCGGGTTTGGGGAGTCGGGCAGCTGCGCTGATGATCGACACCGTCATTCTGTTCTTGGTTAATCTTACTGTATTCATCGTGATCGGCCTAGTCATATTTGGAAAAGATCATGATTTTTTCCTGGAAACGGAAAATTTGGCGATCGCCATCGTAATCCTGCTAGCCTTTGCATTCAATTTTGGCTACTTTTTGCTTCTGGAGGCCTTCTGGCGCGGTCAGACGATCGGAAAGCGCATGATGAGTCTGCGCGTCATGCGGGACAATGGCCAGCCGATTACATTTATTGCGGCTGCGATTCGGAATCTGTTTCGCATTTTGGATGGACTGCCGATGGGGTATTTCCTCGGCGCGATCATCTCCTTTTTTCATCCGCAGGACAAACGGCTGGGGGATCTCGTAGCAGGCACCATTGTCGTAGCTGAAAGCTCCAGTACAGGGCCCTCTCGTAAAAAAGGGCAGCAGCAAGCATTGCCAATCATGGGAGAGGGGCGAGCGCTCGATCTGGATGAGAGGCAGAAGGGCTTGATCACCCGTGAAGATTGGCAGCTTCTTTCTTCTTTTATTCAGCGGCAAGCTTCTCTGTCTCCAGAGAAAAGAAAGGAGCTCGCCACCCAATTGGCAGGACTGTTGGCTAAAAAGCTGGGGTTGCCGGAAGAACCGGTGGTCAATGGAGATCCGCTTGTCTTTTTGCAGCAATTGCACGCGAACTTGCAAAAAGACTGGAAGCTGGGATCGTAG
- a CDS encoding stage II sporulation protein M, whose product MDITSFWHRHKSAWAELEQLVERFTRQPRKINADEINRLTLLYKKTSAHLAYIRTFHPTDEVTLYLNLLVSRAHNLTYRQQGSSWYQLKHFFGHHLVQLVQQRMGFVAVAALLFLIGGAAGFAAVLVDPLNVYYVLPQGMAEQINPAQLGEGHESVNSPVLSTMIMTNNIKVAMLAFVGGITLGILPIYLLLFNGLLVGALAGVYALAGSSYAFWAYILPHGVIELTAIFLAGGAGLHMGYRLLVPGRYNRKHQFLIAAKQSAQLLLATLPLFVVAGLIEGYITPSKLSLETKYGVALLTLVILAAWYSWGLARLRRTHNASLDLISK is encoded by the coding sequence ATGGATATTACCTCATTTTGGCATAGACACAAATCGGCTTGGGCTGAGCTGGAGCAATTGGTGGAACGCTTCACACGCCAGCCGCGGAAAATCAATGCGGATGAGATCAATCGTCTGACCCTGCTGTATAAAAAGACGTCGGCGCATCTCGCCTATATCCGCACCTTTCACCCGACCGATGAAGTGACTCTGTACCTGAACCTGCTTGTATCCCGCGCCCACAACCTGACATACAGGCAACAAGGGAGCAGCTGGTACCAGCTCAAGCATTTCTTTGGCCACCATCTCGTGCAGCTGGTGCAACAGCGAATGGGCTTCGTTGCAGTTGCTGCCTTGTTGTTCCTCATCGGCGGAGCTGCTGGCTTTGCCGCCGTCCTGGTGGACCCATTGAATGTGTATTACGTTTTGCCGCAAGGAATGGCCGAGCAAATCAACCCTGCACAGCTGGGAGAAGGGCACGAGTCTGTGAATAGCCCCGTCCTATCTACCATGATCATGACCAACAACATCAAAGTCGCCATGCTGGCTTTCGTCGGCGGGATTACCCTCGGGATCTTGCCCATTTACTTGCTGTTGTTCAACGGGCTGTTGGTAGGCGCACTCGCTGGGGTGTACGCGCTAGCCGGCAGCAGCTACGCATTCTGGGCCTACATTCTTCCCCATGGCGTCATCGAGCTGACCGCGATCTTTCTAGCAGGGGGAGCAGGTCTCCACATGGGATACCGCCTGCTCGTGCCAGGCCGGTATAACCGCAAGCATCAGTTTCTCATTGCTGCCAAACAGTCCGCTCAGCTGCTGCTCGCGACCCTGCCCCTGTTCGTCGTCGCAGGTCTCATTGAGGGGTACATCACGCCATCCAAGCTATCCTTGGAAACAAAGTATGGGGTAGCCCTCCTGACCTTGGTGATCCTTGCCGCCTGGTACTCATGGGGCCTAGCGCGACTGCGCCGCACTCACAATGCATCTCTCGACTTGATTTCCAAGTAA
- a CDS encoding DUF58 domain-containing protein has protein sequence MTKSSMRRWPLFQYLADVLQDRFLLPSKRLLLLVLVGTPIAVAGHLLGTGYLGFWMYNGLIFLASLIDWFTLPRKADLTLHRTMPEQTDLGQSFHIEIRLQNNSGQAVAYVIRDDLPLSFEEAGPLAGKLESTEGGVLYSTRATERGEYTFRWLYMRWQGRVGLWWRQSRFSAEQAIRVYPDLSAVRGYLASLQDSLIVDGKKILRRTRAGSEFHAIREYGYDDDPRTINWSASARTRRLMSNQYRPEQGKVVTILLDCGRLMGVEWNGRTRLDSTLEAAMTLAAVALRQGDQVALLVYSNVIKTYIPPGKGLRHLHVLLEATYDLRSDFVESDPAKALEFLHRQQKKRSLMVLFSDMENYLVEDQLGGHLWRLRRSHLLLLLSLSDPLLHGWSKGPTMSSQNAFVKALAQRFQLDRRAFQQKMIGAGIQVLDVPADQLTVTLVNTYLEIKSRDAL, from the coding sequence GTGACCAAATCATCGATGAGACGCTGGCCGCTATTCCAGTACCTCGCTGATGTCCTGCAAGATCGTTTTCTCTTGCCGTCGAAACGTCTCCTGCTATTGGTGTTAGTAGGTACGCCGATTGCCGTTGCAGGGCATTTGCTGGGTACGGGATATCTAGGGTTTTGGATGTATAACGGCTTGATTTTTCTAGCCAGCTTGATCGACTGGTTTACGCTTCCGCGAAAGGCGGACTTGACTCTGCATAGAACGATGCCAGAGCAGACGGACCTCGGACAGTCCTTTCACATTGAGATCCGATTGCAGAATAACAGCGGCCAGGCAGTGGCGTATGTCATTCGGGATGACCTGCCCCTCTCCTTTGAGGAAGCAGGCCCGCTGGCCGGGAAATTGGAGAGCACCGAGGGAGGGGTTCTGTATTCCACGCGTGCCACTGAGCGGGGGGAGTATACGTTTCGCTGGTTGTACATGCGTTGGCAGGGCAGGGTAGGGCTGTGGTGGAGACAAAGCCGCTTTTCGGCCGAACAGGCCATCCGCGTCTACCCGGATTTGTCCGCTGTGCGAGGCTATTTGGCATCTCTTCAAGACAGCCTGATCGTCGACGGGAAAAAAATCTTGAGAAGAACCCGGGCAGGCTCTGAATTTCATGCCATCCGCGAATACGGGTATGACGATGATCCGAGAACGATCAACTGGTCTGCCTCTGCTCGGACGCGGCGATTGATGAGCAACCAATACCGTCCAGAGCAAGGAAAAGTGGTGACGATCCTGCTTGACTGCGGAAGGCTGATGGGAGTGGAATGGAACGGTCGAACGCGCCTGGATTCCACCTTGGAAGCCGCCATGACATTGGCTGCCGTCGCATTGCGCCAGGGAGATCAGGTCGCACTGCTCGTCTACTCCAATGTGATCAAAACGTACATACCGCCCGGGAAAGGTCTGCGGCACCTGCATGTGCTGCTCGAGGCGACGTACGATTTGCGCAGCGACTTCGTCGAATCGGACCCAGCCAAAGCGTTGGAATTCCTGCATCGTCAGCAGAAGAAGAGAAGTCTGATGGTTCTCTTTTCCGATATGGAAAACTACCTGGTGGAGGATCAATTGGGAGGGCATCTATGGAGACTGCGGCGTTCTCATTTGCTGCTGCTGCTGAGCCTCTCGGATCCCCTGCTCCATGGATGGAGCAAAGGGCCGACAATGAGCAGCCAGAATGCTTTCGTAAAAGCATTGGCCCAACGATTCCAGCTGGATCGCCGGGCGTTTCAACAAAAAATGATCGGCGCGGGCATCCAGGTGCTGGACGTACCGGCCGATCAGCTGACAGTGACGCTGGTCAATACTTACTTGGAAATCAAGTCGAGAGATGCATTGTGA
- a CDS encoding AAA family ATPase has product MEQLLAHMEKELIGQRQNVRLLVAALLAGGHVLLEGVPGIGKTKMVRTLSRLIGGESKRVQFTPDMMPSDIIGHVVFNMQLNQFETVKGPVFTQLLLADEINRTAPKTQAALLEAMEEHQVTIQGTTYPLPEPFFVVATQNPVEYEGTYVLPEAQLDRFLFKLNMQYPSYEHERQILQQHAVQLEAEEVLPAPILSVADLLQERKKLKEVVVAESIFDYITTLIRKTRETTRLQLGASSRAGIAVLQASKAWALLDNRMYVTPDDVKTVARPALRHRLILSPHVELEGGTSDQIIDETLAAIPVPR; this is encoded by the coding sequence ATGGAGCAATTGCTAGCACATATGGAAAAAGAGCTGATCGGGCAACGGCAAAACGTCCGCTTGCTGGTGGCAGCTTTGTTGGCCGGCGGGCATGTGCTTCTGGAAGGAGTTCCCGGCATCGGGAAGACCAAGATGGTACGTACCCTCTCTCGGCTGATCGGAGGGGAGAGCAAAAGGGTCCAGTTTACACCGGACATGATGCCTAGCGACATTATCGGACATGTCGTATTCAACATGCAGCTCAACCAGTTCGAGACTGTCAAAGGACCGGTTTTCACCCAGTTGCTCTTGGCGGATGAAATTAATCGGACAGCGCCCAAAACACAAGCGGCATTGCTTGAAGCCATGGAGGAACACCAAGTGACCATTCAGGGTACCACCTACCCGCTTCCGGAGCCGTTCTTCGTGGTGGCCACGCAGAATCCGGTGGAGTACGAGGGGACGTACGTATTACCGGAAGCCCAGCTGGACCGCTTTTTGTTCAAGCTCAACATGCAGTATCCGTCTTACGAGCATGAAAGGCAAATCCTTCAGCAGCATGCGGTACAGTTAGAAGCGGAAGAGGTGCTGCCTGCTCCGATCCTTTCTGTAGCCGATCTGTTGCAGGAAAGAAAAAAGCTGAAGGAAGTCGTGGTAGCCGAATCCATTTTTGATTACATCACCACACTCATCCGCAAAACGCGGGAAACGACCCGTCTTCAGCTCGGGGCGAGCTCACGTGCCGGTATTGCCGTACTGCAGGCGAGTAAGGCATGGGCGCTCCTGGATAATCGGATGTATGTGACGCCGGACGATGTGAAAACAGTGGCGCGTCCTGCCCTGCGGCATCGGCTGATCCTGTCGCCGCATGTGGAGTTGGAGGGAGGTACCAGTGACCAAATCATCGATGAGACGCTGGCCGCTATTCCAGTACCTCGCTGA